A stretch of DNA from Variovorax paradoxus:
GGCCCAGGTCGCGCAGGCCCTGCACGGTGTCGGCCTTCATCGCGGCCTCGACGTTGATCTCGAGCCCCGCGTTGAAGCGCCAGCGCGGTGCGTCGCACGCAGCCTGCGGGTTCTGGCCGTAGTCGAGCATGCGCACCAGCGTCTGCATGTGGCCTTGGGGCTGCATGTTGCCGCCCATCACGCCGAAGCTCATCACCGGCTGGCCGTCCTTGGTGAGGAAGGCCGGAATGATCGTGTGGAACGGGCGCTTGCCTGGTGCCACCACGTTCGGGCTCTCGGCCTTGAGGCTGAAGCCGTGGCCGCGGTTCTGCAGGCTGATGCCGAAGTCGGGCTCCACGCAGCCCGAGCCGAAGCCCATGTAGTTGCTCTGGATGAAGCTCACCATCATGCCGCTCTCGTCCGCCGCGGTGAGGTAGATGGTGCCGCCCTTGACTGGGTTGCCGGCCTTGAAGTCCTGCGCCTTGTTCACGTCGATGAGTTTGGCACGCGAAGCCAGGTACGCGTCATCGAGCATTTGCGCGGGGGTCACCGTCATCGACGATGGCTCCGACACGTAGCGGTACACGTCGGCGAAGGCCAGCTTCATGGCTTCGATCTGCAGGTGCTGCGACTGTACCGAGTCGACCGTCAGCGAAGCGATGTCGAACTTCTCGAGGATGCCCAGCGCGATCAGCGCCGCGATGCCTTGGCCGTTCGGCGGAATCTCGTGCAGCGTGTGGCCGCGGTAGTCGCGCGAGATGGGCTTGACCCACTCGGGCTGGTAGGCCGCCATGTCGGCCACGGTGAGCGCACCGCCCTGCGCCTGCGAGAACCTGGCGATCGCTTCGGCGATCTCGCCGTTGTAGTAGGCCTCGCCCTTGGTGCGGGCGATGGCCTTGAGCGCGCGGGCCGCCGCGGTGAAGCGGAACAGTTCGCCGATCTCGGGCGCGCGGCCCCACGGCAGGAAGGCCTGGGCAAAGCCCGGCTGCGACTGCAGCAGCGGCGTGGCCGCGGCCCACTTGCCCTGCACTACCGGCGGCACGAGGTAACCGCGCTCGGCGATGTCGATGGCGGGCGCCATCAGGTCGGCAAAGGGCAGCTTGCCGAAACGGTCGCTCATCGCGACCCAGCCGCGCACCGCGCCCGGCACGGTGACCGAGTCGATGCCGCGCATCGGCGGCGTGGCGGCGTCGGCGCCGTACTTGGCCTTGAAGTACTCCGGCGTCCAGGCCTTCGGCGCGGGGCCCGAGGCGTTGAGGCCGTGCAGTTCCTTGCCGTCCCACAGGATGCAGAAGGCGTCGCTGCCCAGGCCGTTGCTCACGGGCTCGACAAGCGTCATCACCGCGGCCGTGGCAATGGCCGCATCGACCGCGTTGCCGCCCTGCTGAAGCATGCGCAAGCCGGCCTGCGCCGCCAGCGGGTGCGACGTGGCGACCACGTTGCGTGCGAACACCGGCAGGCGGGTCGAGAGGTAGGGGTTGTTGAAGTCGAAGTTCATGTCGGCGTGCTCTCGTTAGTCGTTGGTGATCTTGCGATCGACGACGATCTTTTTTCCATTTGGCGGCGTCAACGGCCACCATCTTTGCGAACTGCTCGGGCGTGCCCGCGTTCGCCGGCTCGATGCCCAGGCGGGCGAGCTTGTCTTTCAGCTCAGGGTCGGCCAGCGCTTCGTTGGCGGCCTTGTTCACGCGCGCCACGATGTCGGCCGGCAGCCCCTTCGGACCATAGAAGCCGAACCAGGTGTTCGACTCGAAGCCCGGCAGCGTGTCGGCAATGGGCGGCAGCTCGGGCGCGAGCGGGCTGCGCTTGAGCGAGGTGACGCCCAGTGCGCGCAGCCGGCCGTCGCGCACGTGCGGCATGCCGGTGGGGAGCGAATCGAACAGCACGTC
This window harbors:
- a CDS encoding gamma-glutamyltransferase family protein, with the protein product MNFDFNNPYLSTRLPVFARNVVATSHPLAAQAGLRMLQQGGNAVDAAIATAAVMTLVEPVSNGLGSDAFCILWDGKELHGLNASGPAPKAWTPEYFKAKYGADAATPPMRGIDSVTVPGAVRGWVAMSDRFGKLPFADLMAPAIDIAERGYLVPPVVQGKWAAATPLLQSQPGFAQAFLPWGRAPEIGELFRFTAAARALKAIARTKGEAYYNGEIAEAIARFSQAQGGALTVADMAAYQPEWVKPISRDYRGHTLHEIPPNGQGIAALIALGILEKFDIASLTVDSVQSQHLQIEAMKLAFADVYRYVSEPSSMTVTPAQMLDDAYLASRAKLIDVNKAQDFKAGNPVKGGTIYLTAADESGMMVSFIQSNYMGFGSGCVEPDFGISLQNRGHGFSLKAESPNVVAPGKRPFHTIIPAFLTKDGQPVMSFGVMGGNMQPQGHMQTLVRMLDYGQNPQAACDAPRWRFNAGLEINVEAAMKADTVQGLRDLGHHLDVINDSYQDFGAGQFIWRAGEPSVEGYVAASDPRRDGLAAGY